The following are from one region of the Paenibacillus protaetiae genome:
- the pyk gene encoding pyruvate kinase translates to MRKTKIVCTIGPSSESLENTKKLINAGMNVARLNFSHGDFEEHGNRIKNIRKASAELGKTVAILLDTKGPEIRLGKLKEEPIELVQGETITLTTEEILGDVNRIPVTYSNLPQDVQAGSTILIDDGLIGLTVEEVNGTEIKCRIVNSGPIKSKKGVNVPGVHISLPGITEKDANDIIFGIESGIDFIAASFVRKASDVLEIRELLERHNASHIQIISKIENQQGVDNLDEILEVSDGLMVARGDLGVEIPVEEVPLVQKEMIKKCNRVGKPVITATQMLDSMQRNPRPTRAEASDVANAIFDGTDAIMLSGETAAGKYPVESVEMMARIAERAESALPYRELFLKQADAQQISVTEAVSQAVANSAYELKAKAIITSTQSGFTARMVSKYRPKSHVIAVTADEKVVRRLALVWGVTPVLGQEQQTTDAMFDNAVKGALSTGQLSLGDTVVITAGVPIGQAGSTNLIKIHHIGELLGQGQGIGSQTATGKIVIARSAEEAIAKTTKGSILVTVSTDKEFMPAFEKAAAVITEEGGITSHAAVCGINLGIPVILGVANATKSLTDDMEVTIYAETGVIYSGQTKVL, encoded by the coding sequence ATGCGCAAAACAAAGATTGTATGTACGATTGGACCATCCAGCGAGTCTTTGGAAAATACAAAGAAACTGATCAATGCTGGCATGAACGTCGCGCGTCTTAACTTCTCCCACGGAGATTTTGAAGAACACGGCAATCGGATCAAAAATATTCGTAAGGCTAGTGCTGAACTTGGCAAAACTGTAGCGATTTTGCTGGATACGAAAGGTCCGGAAATTCGCCTCGGCAAATTGAAAGAAGAGCCGATCGAGCTCGTTCAAGGCGAAACGATCACGCTCACAACGGAAGAAATTTTGGGTGATGTAAACCGGATTCCTGTTACATATTCCAACCTTCCGCAAGACGTGCAAGCCGGTTCGACGATTCTGATCGACGACGGCCTGATCGGTCTGACCGTTGAAGAAGTCAATGGAACGGAAATCAAATGCCGTATCGTGAACAGCGGCCCAATTAAAAGCAAAAAAGGCGTTAACGTGCCGGGCGTACACATTTCGCTTCCAGGCATTACAGAAAAAGACGCTAACGACATCATTTTCGGTATCGAATCCGGTATCGACTTCATCGCCGCTTCTTTCGTCCGCAAAGCAAGCGACGTGCTTGAAATCCGCGAACTGCTGGAGCGCCACAACGCAAGCCACATCCAAATCATTTCCAAAATCGAAAACCAGCAAGGTGTAGACAACCTGGATGAAATTTTGGAAGTTTCCGACGGCCTGATGGTTGCCCGCGGCGACCTTGGCGTTGAAATCCCTGTAGAAGAAGTGCCTCTTGTACAAAAAGAGATGATTAAAAAATGTAACCGCGTCGGCAAACCGGTTATTACGGCAACGCAAATGCTGGACTCGATGCAGCGCAACCCGCGCCCGACCCGCGCGGAAGCAAGCGACGTCGCTAACGCCATTTTTGACGGTACGGATGCCATCATGCTTTCCGGCGAAACAGCTGCCGGGAAATATCCTGTGGAATCGGTTGAAATGATGGCTCGAATCGCAGAGCGCGCAGAATCGGCTTTGCCTTACCGCGAGCTGTTCCTGAAACAAGCTGACGCTCAACAAATTTCCGTTACGGAAGCTGTTAGCCAAGCGGTAGCCAACTCGGCCTACGAATTGAAAGCAAAAGCGATCATTACGTCGACGCAAAGCGGCTTTACGGCGCGTATGGTATCCAAATACCGTCCTAAATCCCATGTAATTGCGGTAACGGCTGATGAGAAAGTCGTTCGCCGACTGGCGCTTGTATGGGGCGTAACGCCTGTGCTCGGACAAGAGCAGCAAACGACCGACGCGATGTTCGACAACGCGGTTAAAGGCGCGCTTTCGACGGGCCAGCTGAGCCTGGGCGATACGGTTGTCATTACGGCAGGCGTTCCGATCGGACAAGCAGGTTCTACCAACCTGATCAAAATTCACCATATCGGCGAATTGCTTGGCCAAGGCCAAGGCATCGGCAGCCAAACGGCTACCGGCAAAATCGTCATCGCACGTTCCGCTGAAGAAGCCATTGCGAAAACGACAAAAGGCTCCATTCTTGTAACGGTATCGACGGATAAAGAATTTATGCCTGCTTTTGAAAAAGCGGCTGCCGTAATTACCGAAGAAGGCGGCATTACAAGCCATGCGGCTGTATGCGGCATTAACCTCGGTATTCCGGTTATTTTGGGTGTAGCTAACGCGACGAAATCGCTGACGGACGATATGGAAGTAACGATTTACGCGGAAACCGGCGTTATTTACTCCGGCCAAACGAAAGTACTTTAA
- a CDS encoding acyl-CoA thioesterase codes for MAVVFHGNYLTWFEIGRTELLRSLGYDYKSVEAKGLLLPVIDLNCSYIAPAKYDDTLLVFTRVSSFSKIKLNFEAEVRRVEAAEHAAGWHEDGKLPGELLVRGGTRHAWVNAAWQPARLDKYDAQLYELLAKATS; via the coding sequence ATGGCCGTTGTTTTCCATGGCAACTATTTGACTTGGTTCGAAATCGGACGCACCGAGCTGCTGCGCAGCCTGGGGTATGATTATAAATCGGTAGAAGCTAAAGGGCTGCTGCTTCCCGTTATTGATTTGAACTGCTCTTATATCGCGCCGGCAAAATATGACGATACACTGCTTGTTTTTACAAGAGTGTCCTCTTTTTCGAAAATCAAATTAAACTTCGAAGCCGAGGTTCGGCGGGTAGAAGCAGCAGAACATGCTGCCGGCTGGCATGAAGACGGCAAGCTGCCGGGAGAGCTGCTTGTACGTGGCGGCACCCGCCATGCATGGGTGAATGCAGCGTGGCAGCCAGCCCGGCTGGACAAGTATGATGCACAATTATATGAGCTGCTGGCGAAAGCAACTTCATGA